In a single window of the Magnolia sinica isolate HGM2019 chromosome 7, MsV1, whole genome shotgun sequence genome:
- the LOC131251962 gene encoding putative disease resistance protein RGA3 gives MVDSLISIAVEKLNTILQDEVALFASVTNDIKKLSSTFELIQAMLEDAESQRLKKNKEVTIWLEKIKDVAYDVDDIIDEWTTSEALRSQATDEGDVSCFSKNNVRSFLSPVTCFNHVMLRHRIGSRIREARGRLDDIAKDMNQLGLSVSVGERVRMDSQVRQNENRKRETSSLVDRLSIVGREDDKNKILDLLLSESSQEVTEVPFVISIVGMGGLGKTSLAKLVYNDDKLKEGRFHKKMWVCVSENFDVKQITKLMIESATGSAPDCESLDQLQRRLYEFLHSKRFLLVLDDIWSEDRRMWDELRLPFQAGAVGSRIIITTRSENVAKAMGSTRTCKLKVLSDDECWSLFSGEALEHRSKTERSELEEIGRKIVKKCQGVPLAAKTIGSAMQSRRTRSQWELVLESEIWNLADVMEGILPALLLSYYDLPPALKQCFAYCSIFPKDWEIKKDKIVKLWVAQGFISSDTSKEMEEIGGLYFDDLLKRSLLQDAGMDDDGKIFKCKMHDLVHDLAQFVSGNDCSIMKITQGAMLNLNKVHHSSLTFTGSAFQVTSIPSTFYKVHKLRTLLIFPESELSIYLALRLLNMSEMEKARSCSVLHNLFHHLRCLRALEIGGAKISRLPGTVRQLKQLRYLDLSYSMIDELPEELIDCINLQSLILNFCRFLKRLPREMRKLISLRHLELRRTPELEYLPKGIGRLTSLQTLTEFIVGGNDGCELGELKHLNLLRGSLRITQLQKAMSSQDDAMQADLYKKAELHTLILSYEYGEVVGDEEKRRAEVVLQGLQPHTNLKVLKIWRYRGSKFPDWMGDPSFSNLISVELSDCTECEELPPLWNLPTLRKLGVYGCPLLKERYKEGGDDRHKIAHISDLVVV, from the coding sequence atggTCGATTCACTTATCTCAATCGCAGTGGAGAAGTTGAACACCATCCTCCAAGATGAGGTAGCTTTGTTTGCGTCTGTCACCAATGATATTAAAAAGCTTTCCAGTACATTTGAGTTAATTCAAGCTATGCTTGAAGATGCTGAGTCTCAGCGattgaagaagaacaaagaagtgACGATTTGGTTGGAGAAGATCAAAGATGTGGCCTATGATGTGGACGACATAATAGATGAGTGGACGACGTCGGAAGCTCTCAGATCACAAGCAACCGATGAAGGTGATGTGTCCTGTTTCAGCAAGAACAATGTAAGAAGCTTCCTCTCCCCTGTTACTTGCTTTAATCATGTCATGTTACGACATAGAATTGGAAGTAGGATAAGGGAGGCAAGGGGTAGATTAGATGATATCGCCAAAGACATGAACCAGTTGGGTCTTAGTGTAAGTGTTGGAGAGAGGGTGAGAATGGATAGTCAGGTGAGGCAGAATGAAAATAGAAAACGAGAAACAAGCTCCCTAGTTGACAGGCTGTCGATTGTAGGTAGAgaagatgataaaaataaaatcctagacTTGCTGCTGAGTGAAAGTAGTCAGGAGGTAACTGAGGTGCCCTTTGTCATTTCTATCGTTGGAATGGGGGGTTTGGGCAAGACATCCCTTGCTAAGCTCGTCTACAATGATGATAAACTCAAGGAGGGGCGTTTCCACAAGAAAATGTGGGTCTGTGTTTCAGAAAATTTTGATGTGAAACAGATTACGAAATTAATGATAGAATCCGCGACAGGGTCTGCTCCTGATTGTGAAAGCTTGGACCAGTTGCAAAGACGTCTCTACGAATTCTTGCATTCAAAGCGATTCTTGCTTGTGCTTGATGACATTTGGAGTGAAGATCGTAGGATGTGGGATGAACTGAGACTTCCATTCCAAGCTGGTGCAGTTGGGAGTCGAATCATCATAACCACTCGTAGTGAAAATGTTGCAAAGGCGATGGGAAGCACCCGCACCTGCAAATTGAAGGTCTTATCTGATGACGAATGTTGGTCCTTGTTCAGCGGTGAAGCGCTTGAGCATCGGAGTAAAACAGAGCGTTCGGAGTTAGAAGAGATTGGACGGAAAATCGTAAAAAAGTGTCAAGGCGTACCACTTGCAGCAAAGACAATAGGGAGTGCCATGCAATCGAGAAGGACGAGAAGCCAGTGGGAGCTCGTGTTGGAAAGTGAGATATGGAATTTAGCTGATGTCATGGAAGGAATTTTACCAGCTTTGTTACTCAGCTACTACGACTTGCCTCCTGCTCTGAAGCAGTGCTTCGCATATTGCTCTATTTTCCCCAAAGATTGGGAGATAAAGAAGGATAAAATTGTTAAGTTATGGGTGGCACAAGGCTTCATCAGCTCCGACACAAgcaaagaaatggaagaaattggTGGGCTGTATTTTGATGATTTATTAAAACGTTCGTTACTCCAAGATGCAGGAATGGATGATGATGGCAAAATATTCAagtgcaagatgcatgatttagttcatgACCTAGCACAATTTGTTTCAGGAAATGACTGTTCGATTATGAAGATCACGCAAGGGGCCATGTTGAACCTAAACAAGGTCCACCATTCTTCTTTAACATTCACTGGCTCTGCATTTCAAGTGACCTCAATTCCATCCACCTTTTATAAAGTCCACAAGTTGCGAACATTGCTAATCTTCCCAGAGTCAGAGCTTTCGATCTATCTTGCTTTGCGATTGTTGAATATGTCGGAAATGGAAAAAGCAAGAAGCTGCAGTGTCCTCCACAATTTATTTCATCATTTGCGATGCCTAAGGGCATTGGAGATAGGTGGAGCTAAGATTTCGAGATTACCTGGCACAGTAAGACAGTTGAAGCAATTGAGATATCTCGATTTGTCTTACTCAATGATAGATGAGTTACCTGAGGAGTTGATTGATTGCATAAATTTACAGAGCTTGATACTCAATTTCTGTCGTTTCCTAAAAAGACTGCCTAGAGAAATGAGGAAATTGATTAGCCTCAGACATCTAGAACTCCGTCGTACGCCAGAGCTGGAGTACTTGCCCAAAGGGATAGGGAGACTAACTTCTCTTCAGACGTTAACCGAGTTCATTGTGGGTGGGAACGATGGATGTGAGTTAGGAGAACTGAAACACCTTAACCTCCTTCGGGGAAGTCTTCGTATAACCCAATTGCAAAAGGCAATGTCGAGCCAGGACGATGCTATGCAGGCAGATTTGTATAAGAAGGCGGAACTTCATACTCTCATCTTATCCTATGAATATGGAGAGGTAGTGGGAGATGAAGAGAAGAGGAGAGCAGAGGTGGTGCTTCAAGGACTCCAACCCCATACAAACTTGAAAGTGTTGAAGATATGGCGTTACAGAGGTTCCAAGTTTCCCGATTGGATGGGGGATCCTTCTTTCTCCAATCTAATCAGCGTCGAACTGTCTGATTGCACCGAATGCGAAGAGCTACCACCTCTCTGGAATCTCCCCACGCTCCGTAAATTGGGGGTCTACGGTTGTCCACTCTTGAAGGAGCGGTACAAAGAGGGAGGAGATGACAGGCACAAGATTGCACATATCTCTGATCTCGTCGTAGTGTGA
- the LOC131251964 gene encoding putative disease resistance protein RGA3 — protein sequence MWDELRLPFQAGALGSRIVITARSEKVAMAMGNIHMHKLEALSDEDCWLMFSRSAFGDQSAEERLELKEIGQGIVKKCGGIPLAAKTIGSAMQSRRTRRQWELVLESETWNLVDVMEGILPALLLSYYDLPPALKQCFAYCSIFPKDWELEKDTIVKLWIAQGFIGSDTSEDMEEIGGLYFDDLLRRSLLQDAEMGSNGSIFSCKMHDLVHDLAQSVAGNDCLIVGMTQQANLNLNKVHHSFIFSSSMFEVTSISSTFHKADKLRTLLVSHGSRVFPPKLEMSLMKQVRISIRLHKLFHHLQCLRALDMTGAKIVKLPRTVGQLKHLRYLDLSYSNIEEISAGLINCVNLQTLIRNACEWLRKLPREMRKMISLRHLELERTNNLSYLPKGIGRLSTLQTLTKFIVGGNHGVDGCDLGELKHLNLLQGSLDITQLQNVSSQEEAREAELYKKRHLHTLSLYFNYPTYGEEVGDEEKREEKTGPGLPISLLSAFFN from the coding sequence ATGTGGGACGAACTGAGACTTCCGTTCCAAGCTGGTGCATTGGGGAGTCGAATCGTCATAACCGCTCGTAGTGAAAAGGTTGCAATGGCGATGGGAAACATCCACATGCACAAATTGGAGGCCTTATCTGATGAGGATTGTTGGTTAATGTTCAGCCGCAGTGCATTTGGTGATCAGAGTGCAGAAGAGCGTTTGGAGTTGAAAGAGATCGGACAGGGAATCGTAAAGAAATGTGGAGGCATACCACTCGCAGCAAAGACAATAGGGAGTGCCATGCAGTCGAGAAGGACGAGAAGGCAGTGGGAGCTCGTCTTGGAAAGTGAAACATGGAATTTAGTGGATGTCATGGAAGGAATTTTACCAGCTTTGTTACTCAGCTACTATGACTTGCCTCCTGCTCTGAAGCAGTGCTTCGCGTATTGCTCTATTTTCCCCAAAGATTGGGAGCTAGAAAAGGATACGATAGTTAAGTTATGGATCGCACAAGGCTTCATCGGCTCCGACACAAGTGAAGATATGGAGGAAATTGGTGGGCTGTATTTTGATGATCTATTAAGACGATCGTTACTCCAAGATGCAGAAATGGGTAGTAATGGCAGCATATTCAGttgcaagatgcatgatttagttcatgACCTCGCACAATCTGTTGCAGGAAATGACTGTTTGATTGTGGGGATGACACAGCAGGCCAATCTGAACCTAAACAAGGTCCACCATTCTTTCATCTTCAGTTCATCTATGTTTGAAGTAACTTCAATTTCATCCACCTTTCATAAGGCCGACAAGTTGCGAACATTGCTAGTCTCCCATGGATCAAGAGTTTTTCCTCCTAAATTGGAAATGTCGCTAATGAAACAAGTAAGAATCTCAATTCGTCTCCACAAATTATTTCATCATTTGCAATGCCTTAGGGCATTAGACATGACCGGAGCTAAGATTGTGAAATTGCCTCGAACAGTAGGACAGTTGAAGCATTTGAGATATCTCGATTTGTCTTACTCAAATATCGAAGAGATCTCTGCTGGGTTAATTAATTGCGTAAATTTACAGACCTTGATACGCAATGCCTGTGAATGGCTAAGAAAACTGCCTAGAGAAATGAGAAAAATGATTAGCCTCAGACATCTAGAACTTGAGAGGACCAACAATCTAAGCTACTTACCCAAAGGGATAGGGAGACTAAGTACTCTTCAAACATTAACAAAATTCATTGTGGGTGGCAACCATGGTGTGGATGGATGTGATTTAGGAGAATTGAAACACCTTAACCTCCTTCAGGGAAGCCTTGATATAACCCAATTGCAAAATGTGTCAAGCCAGGAGGAAGCTAGGGAAGCAGAATTGTATAAGAAGAGGCACCTTCATACTCTCTCCTTATACTTCAACTACCCCACATACGGAGAGGAAGTGGGAGATGAAGAGAAGAGGGAGGAGAAGACAGGCCCAGGATTGCCCATATCCCTTCTGTCCGCATTTTTTAACTGA